The following DNA comes from Streptococcus pasteurianus.
GAGCGTCCATAGGTGATCCTACAGAGTTAATATCAATAGCAAATCGTCCCACATAATGATTTCCAAAATCTAAAATCAAACTATCATCTTTTTTATACTCTTTATCATCTATTTTCATATCAAGAGTTTTGATAGTCCATCCTTCAAATTTTGTGATATCTTTAGTCAATTCGCCCAATCTTACCAACTTTTTTTCTTTGTTAATCAGAGGAGGGGTTAGTAACTCTGCCTTCTTTAGCAATCCCTCATCATGGTTAAACTTAATTGAATGATTCATTTGAAATGTAAAAGCCATATATCTACTCCTTTTCCTGTCCACTTAAACCGTATTTCTTTTGCAAACGAATTTGTATATAACCAAATCCGCCAGCAACGGCAATTAAAACCGCAAATCCAATCATAGTGCTGCGAATATTCTCTGGTAAAATAAGTACCGGTGTAATCAGTGCAAAAGCGGCACAGCATAATCGCGAAAAGCCATTAATAAATCCTTGAATACCTGATCGGTAATTATCTGGAAAAGATTCTTGTGTCCATACCTTATAAATGGCTTCACCAGCAAACGTTGATCCGATATTTTGGAAAGCAAGCCAAACAACAATCATTATTAAATTGCTACCACTCATTGCAAGACCTAATAAAGCGGCAACCATGATGACAATACCCCAGAAGAAAGCAACATTTCTGCGATGCCCACCAGCAATTTTAGAAAAAATCATTGCAATCACTAAACAAACCATTGTTAAAATGAGTCCTGACCCTGTAGCAAAAGATTGTGAGGCATTAGCCTTAACTAGCATATATGTTTGAAACTGGCCAAAAGTATTAGCTAATAGATTCCAGCCACAATAAAACACTAAAATACAAATAAAGAACATTAAATATTTTTTATCTTTTCCAAACAAAAGTTTAAATACCGAAACTTTTTCTTTAACTGTTTCTTCACTCTTTTCTATATACTGTGCTTCAGTATGGATCTTTTTAAGTTTAGCGTTATTGTTTCTCATAAAAAGTGTTAAACAAGCAATAATAAGCAAAACTCCCATAACAATCTGTGCAGACATTGCGCCAGGCAAAGTTGAAGTGAGAAATGCTACAATAGTTGCAACCAACATACCAACTGTCCAATACACTTGAGTTCCTGACACTAGTTCAGCGCTAATTTTTTTATTTGGAGCATCATGAGAAATCACTGTCAAAGAGATAGGTAAATCTGCTCCTGAAATAAACCCTGCAATAACTGTGCCACAAACAAGCATCACAAAATTATTAGCAAATAAAACTAAAAGTGTGCCTATAATAAAAAAAATATTTAAAAAGTTAAATGCACGAATAAGACCAAATTTTTTACTAATATTTCCTGCTAATAAAGAGCCTGCTGCAATCGAAAATGTTAATAAACTAGAAATCAAACCTACTTGACCCGCACTTAGATTTAAAACCTTTTGCCAAACTGTAATCGTTGATGCTATTCCAACAATAATTCCTGAACCTAAAATTGAACCAAATCCAGCACTATAAAGTAATGGACGATAATATGAGACTGTTTTTTCTTTCATAATACAATCTTCCTTTCTGATAACTCTTTTTGAATTTGTGGATGTAGATAGTCAAGTTTATAGAATGACATAATCAACATTGATATTAAAATCATAATCATAGGAATATAAAGATACATACTTGAAATTACAAACAACGCTGAATCCGTTTGGGTCATACTTCCACCTTGATAACCACCAATAGCAATTAATATTCCTGATAGACCACCAGCTACTGCTTGTGCTACTTTTCCTATAAAACCATTAATAGCCGATAAACTTCCAGCAGTATCTATTCCTGTTTTCCATATTCCATAGTCAACTGGATCAGCTTGCATTGAGAAATAAATTGACATTTTTATTCCCATACCTATCCCTGAAATAATTGCTCCAGTAATGATACCGATATTATTTTTTTCAGAAAATAATATTAATAGAATTCCTAAGACTTGAATTAAAGACGAAATCATAAATAGATTACGCTTGATTGTTAGTTTTGATAGAAATGGAACTGTTAAATTTGATAATACGGGAACTATAGATGTGATAGTTGCTACTACTACTGATAACTTCTTATCTCCTACTACAGAAGTAAAATAATAAACTAACGCACCCGATTGAAGATAATAGGCACCAAACATAAATAAAATATTCAAAGCAAAAATTTTCCATGGCTTATTTTGCCATAATGCACGGATAGATGCTCCAAAACTTATTTTTTTATTTACCTTCACTTCATTTTCTCTTACACTAAAAAAAGTAAAAAAGAAAATTAATGTGCTGATTACTCCAAATAGCAACATAACGTATCTAAACCCCAGCGCTTGATCACCCTGCCCAAAGGAATCAACTAATTTTAATCCTAAAGATGACACAACCGTCGCACCTAAAAAACCAAAGAATTGTCTTATCGTTGCCAGATTGGTCCGTTCTTGTGCATCATCTGCCAGTGCAGGTAAAATAGAAGCCATTGGAATATTAACAACCGTATACATGAATGATAAGCCGATGTAAGTCACATAACAATATATTAATTTATGAGTAACACTAAAACCTAATGGCACAGAAAACGCTAAATAAGCAAATACTGAAAAAGGAATTGCACCCCACAAAAAATAGGGTCGAGATTTTCCAAACTTTGTCTGAGTTTTATCAATTGCATATCCAATTAACAAATCAGTAATTCCATCAATAATACGGCAAATAACAAACATAGTAGCTATCTGGAAGCCAGATAAACCAGCAATGTCTGTATAATAATAAAGAAGATAAAGTGATATCATCTGCCATACAAGATTACATGCAAAGTCAGCAGCACCATATCCAACTCTCTGTCGCCAGAGAAAAACTTTTGAAGTCTTGCAAGTAGCAGTCTCCATATTGAAACCCCTTTCACTTTGATGGTTTCAGTATATTATAAAAAAACAAAAATAAAAATGATATATAATATCAATTTTAATTGATTAATTATGACTTCTCAAAGAAGAAAGAGTATAATATTTGTAAGCAGATGCATCGTTAGTATCGTCTATTTTTGATTTAGGAGAGAAATATGAATCGTGAGGAAATCATGCAAAAACTTAAAACGTATGAAGAACATGAAATTTTTTATAGAGAATACTATCTTGCTAAACAAAATCTCAATTCAAAAAAATCATTTTTAAGTCAATTTGACCCTAACGAATTATATCAAAAACGCCTTATTGTCCCGGATATTAAAGGAAGCTGGAGACCAACTTTTATGAATGAGGAAATCATGGATCAACGGGACCTTATCAAAGAACTAACAGTCCTCAAACATTTTCGATATACCCCAACTTTTAAGCACGAACACTCATTTTATGAATTAGTTTATTGCGTATCCGGTTCATGCCAAGAGGAAATAAATGATTTTAAATTTACGTTAACCGAAGGACAGTTTTGCTTAATTCCTCCTCGTACAACACATAGTATAGGCGTATTTGATGATAGTATCGTCTTAAATATCATTATTTGGAGACGAACTTTTGAAGATATTTTTTACAATCTTTTGAGAAAGTCTAATATTATTTCAGATTTTTTTAACCAATCACTTTATCTCTACGAACAAAATAGTTATATGCTGATAGACACCCTCAAGGATAATGAAATCAAAAATATTATTTTAGATATGTATGGCCAAACCCTGGAGCAAAAACCATTTTATGAGCTTGTTAGAAACGCACAGATTATTCATGTCTTCTCACTCATTCTACAAAATTATGAACACTCTATTTCATTTCCATATAAACCATTCCAAGGTAATCATATTATCATTCAAATGATTGCCTATATTGAGCATCACTTTAAAGACATCACTCTAAAACAACTAGCAGAACATTTTAATTTTTCTAGTAACTATTGTTCTCGAATGATAAAAGAATTAACTAGTGAATCTTTTACAGAGATTGTTCTATCAATCAAATTTACCAAAGCCAAAAATCTTTTAGAATCAACTACTTACCCTATTTCTCAAATTGCTACACAATGTGGTTTTAACAACATTGAACATTTTAATCGACTTTTTAAAAAGAAATTCTCAAAAACCCCTGGGCAATATAGAAAAGAGTTGTTATTATGATAGTTTACATAAACTTCCTAGAAAATAAGACACTTCTGAGATAAGAAGAATTCTCAGCTAATAAAAAAGAGAGAGTCATATTTAGTGTGAGTTTCTCTTTTTTATTAGTTAATTTCTTGTTGTATTTCAGTAGGTTACAGCGTTTATAACCCAAACAAGCCTTTATCTAACCGAAGACTGATTCCACATCAACTCTGCGTTGTGCGAAAATCTGACTGCTTTCTTAAGCTGACGGTGTTTAAGTTTTCTTTTATCTTTCCATACCAGCTACTACTTGAAATTGATTGATAGTCCGCTAAGAGACGACAAGTTGACTTGTTCGATAGGGCATCCCAAGTTTTCAACCATTATTTTTTCGATTTTCCGTCCAGAAAAGACCCCTTGTGAGTAGACAAACAAGAAGCAATTTCTAATGGTAAGTTTGTTTGATTTGTGTTACAGTAAAGATACATGAGATAGTCTTGCTACAAAGCAAAAAGCAACAGCATCAAAACTGTTGCTTTTTGCTTTGAGTTACTCTTGTCTCAGACTCGTCTCCAATAATAATTGTTGCACTAAACATTTTTAAACAAAGTGTTCCTGACTATGATTAATCCACGACAATCATTGATTTAATGGTTTTGCGGTCTTGCATATCTTTGTAGGCTTGGTTAATGTCATCCAAGCGATAAGAATAAACGAATTGAAAAGTACAAGTCTAAGTGGTATGCATAAAAAAGGTCAGTAGCACATTTATTTGTACGACTGACCTTATAAAACAAACACTATTTTTAGATATAACCTGTCTACTTGACAGGGGGCATATCAAGATCGAATGGGATTTACTTAATTTTACCGTATTAATACTATTTTTGTCTGCTACTTCAAATCTCTTTATTGCAATATTTTTGACCTGCTGTATTATCTTTCTAGCTGTAGTTTTTGCAAAACCCAATCTCATTAATTCTTTATAAGTTATTGTCTTCATAGAATACCTCTATTCTATCCGAAATTATTCGGATGCATGTTACTCAGAACTAAGTTTCACGACATTAGTTGATTTGGAAATCAACATAGGAGTCTCACCTGCTCCTTTTTCGACTAGAGCCTGAACATTCAGAAGTATCGTTAACATTATTTGTGTCATGGAAAATTGGTTTCCAGTCAATTTTTGAATTCGGTATTCCCCCGCTCATTCCATCGTGTATCTGTTTCAGCTGCTTGACAAACAAGTCCCTCCTTGATTTATTCAATTTTCGAAGGACTTAAAGAATACATAGAGTGAAAAAGTTCTCGGTCTGTT
Coding sequences within:
- a CDS encoding MFS transporter, whose product is METATCKTSKVFLWRQRVGYGAADFACNLVWQMISLYLLYYYTDIAGLSGFQIATMFVICRIIDGITDLLIGYAIDKTQTKFGKSRPYFLWGAIPFSVFAYLAFSVPLGFSVTHKLIYCYVTYIGLSFMYTVVNIPMASILPALADDAQERTNLATIRQFFGFLGATVVSSLGLKLVDSFGQGDQALGFRYVMLLFGVISTLIFFFTFFSVRENEVKVNKKISFGASIRALWQNKPWKIFALNILFMFGAYYLQSGALVYYFTSVVGDKKLSVVVATITSIVPVLSNLTVPFLSKLTIKRNLFMISSLIQVLGILLILFSEKNNIGIITGAIISGIGMGIKMSIYFSMQADPVDYGIWKTGIDTAGSLSAINGFIGKVAQAVAGGLSGILIAIGGYQGGSMTQTDSALFVISSMYLYIPMIMILISMLIMSFYKLDYLHPQIQKELSERKIVL
- a CDS encoding AraC family transcriptional regulator, whose product is MNREEIMQKLKTYEEHEIFYREYYLAKQNLNSKKSFLSQFDPNELYQKRLIVPDIKGSWRPTFMNEEIMDQRDLIKELTVLKHFRYTPTFKHEHSFYELVYCVSGSCQEEINDFKFTLTEGQFCLIPPRTTHSIGVFDDSIVLNIIIWRRTFEDIFYNLLRKSNIISDFFNQSLYLYEQNSYMLIDTLKDNEIKNIILDMYGQTLEQKPFYELVRNAQIIHVFSLILQNYEHSISFPYKPFQGNHIIIQMIAYIEHHFKDITLKQLAEHFNFSSNYCSRMIKELTSESFTEIVLSIKFTKAKNLLESTTYPISQIATQCGFNNIEHFNRLFKKKFSKTPGQYRKELLL
- a CDS encoding MFS transporter — encoded protein: MKEKTVSYYRPLLYSAGFGSILGSGIIVGIASTITVWQKVLNLSAGQVGLISSLLTFSIAAGSLLAGNISKKFGLIRAFNFLNIFFIIGTLLVLFANNFVMLVCGTVIAGFISGADLPISLTVISHDAPNKKISAELVSGTQVYWTVGMLVATIVAFLTSTLPGAMSAQIVMGVLLIIACLTLFMRNNNAKLKKIHTEAQYIEKSEETVKEKVSVFKLLFGKDKKYLMFFICILVFYCGWNLLANTFGQFQTYMLVKANASQSFATGSGLILTMVCLVIAMIFSKIAGGHRRNVAFFWGIVIMVAALLGLAMSGSNLIMIVVWLAFQNIGSTFAGEAIYKVWTQESFPDNYRSGIQGFINGFSRLCCAAFALITPVLILPENIRSTMIGFAVLIAVAGGFGYIQIRLQKKYGLSGQEKE
- a CDS encoding DUF3173 family protein; this translates as MKTITYKELMRLGFAKTTARKIIQQVKNIAIKRFEVADKNSINTVKLSKSHSILICPLSSRQVISKNSVCFIRSVVQINVLLTFFMHTT